Proteins co-encoded in one Halorussus vallis genomic window:
- a CDS encoding 2Fe-2S iron-sulfur cluster-binding protein produces the protein MVDVLGLGLGLSLVLIVVALHYSRGTEWRVPDDISQEVLERRAATVPETDFPEPMNRSIGGGGGAVAVGGGAEGELEGEGDEEEGFDPAAISEDEVEYFEVEYVNEGSTIEVANNETLLEAGEDEGWDLPYACRQGQCLSCGGKVTDGDAHEYVRHSNNETLGEDEVEKGYILTCTAYPTADLSLETNETP, from the coding sequence ATGGTAGACGTATTGGGACTGGGACTCGGACTCTCGCTGGTCCTCATCGTAGTGGCGCTGCACTATTCGAGGGGCACCGAGTGGCGCGTCCCCGACGACATCTCCCAGGAGGTGCTCGAACGCCGCGCGGCGACCGTGCCGGAGACGGACTTCCCCGAACCGATGAACCGCTCCATCGGCGGCGGTGGCGGTGCGGTCGCGGTCGGCGGCGGCGCCGAGGGCGAACTCGAAGGCGAGGGCGACGAAGAGGAGGGATTCGACCCCGCGGCCATCTCCGAGGACGAGGTGGAGTACTTCGAGGTCGAGTACGTCAACGAAGGGTCGACCATCGAGGTCGCGAACAACGAGACGCTGCTCGAAGCCGGCGAGGACGAGGGCTGGGACCTGCCCTACGCCTGCCGACAGGGCCAGTGTCTCTCCTGCGGCGGCAAGGTGACCGACGGCGACGCCCACGAGTACGTCCGCCACAGCAACAACGAGACGCTCGGCGAGGACGAGGTCGAGAAGGGGTACATCCTCACCTGCACCGCCTACCCGACCGCCGACCTCTCGCTCGAGACGAACGAGACGCCCTGA
- a CDS encoding MATE family efflux transporter — MSSTESRDITRGDLSRPLFHLAWPIVVTQLLQVTYNVADAFWLGRYSAAAVGAISLAFPIIYFLIAFGGGFNVAGSTLVAQYTGANSRGSAGKVAGQTVGFVVAIGAVLSVVGYFGAGPMLALFPSHGATAAEVVPRAQEYMEIFFLGLPPMFAFFAFSALLRGYGDTRTPMRVMAVSVALNVVLDPLLIFGMGPFAEMGIAGAAVATLVARTVAGVYGLYVLFATNTGPDLRVDHLAPDFEYIQDIVRIGVPSALEQSAGALAMVTLTVMIVTFEPAVIAAYGLGNRLISLVFLPAVGFGKATNTMVGQNLGAGKPERAERAVWLAAKAGAAIMLGLAVLAALFPRPVVSVFMATGTPEAARTIDYAAEYLRIRTVEFAFIGVFQVMVGAYRGAGNTKTAMAFSMVTLWLIRVPAVYYLAFRTGLGPTGIWVGVALGHVVGAVGATAWFTRGTWKRSVIDGTTDASLEADGGEHKSEGEDGAR, encoded by the coding sequence GTGTCGTCTACCGAGTCCCGCGACATCACCCGGGGCGACCTGTCCCGACCGCTGTTCCACCTCGCGTGGCCCATCGTCGTCACCCAGTTGCTACAGGTGACGTACAACGTCGCCGACGCGTTCTGGCTCGGCCGGTACTCCGCCGCCGCGGTCGGCGCAATCAGCCTCGCGTTCCCCATCATCTACTTCCTCATCGCGTTCGGCGGCGGATTCAACGTCGCCGGAAGCACGCTGGTCGCCCAGTACACCGGCGCGAACAGCAGGGGTTCTGCAGGGAAGGTCGCCGGACAGACCGTCGGCTTCGTCGTCGCCATCGGCGCGGTGCTCAGCGTCGTGGGCTACTTCGGTGCGGGACCGATGCTCGCGCTGTTCCCCAGCCACGGCGCCACCGCCGCGGAGGTCGTTCCGCGCGCCCAGGAGTACATGGAGATATTCTTCCTCGGCCTGCCGCCGATGTTCGCGTTCTTCGCGTTCTCGGCGCTGCTGCGGGGTTACGGCGACACCCGGACGCCGATGCGGGTGATGGCGGTTAGCGTCGCGCTGAACGTCGTGCTCGACCCGTTGCTCATCTTCGGCATGGGGCCGTTCGCCGAGATGGGCATCGCGGGCGCGGCCGTCGCGACCCTCGTTGCGCGGACGGTCGCGGGCGTCTACGGACTCTACGTGCTGTTCGCCACCAACACCGGGCCGGACCTCCGCGTCGACCACCTCGCGCCGGACTTCGAGTACATCCAGGACATCGTCCGCATCGGCGTCCCCTCGGCGCTCGAACAGTCGGCCGGCGCGCTCGCGATGGTGACGCTGACGGTGATGATCGTCACCTTCGAACCCGCGGTCATCGCGGCCTACGGGCTGGGCAACCGACTCATCTCGCTCGTCTTCCTCCCGGCGGTCGGGTTCGGCAAGGCGACGAACACGATGGTCGGACAGAACCTCGGCGCGGGCAAGCCCGAGCGCGCCGAGCGCGCGGTCTGGCTGGCGGCCAAAGCCGGCGCGGCCATCATGCTCGGACTGGCGGTCCTCGCGGCGCTGTTTCCCCGGCCCGTCGTCTCGGTGTTCATGGCGACCGGAACGCCCGAGGCCGCGCGGACCATCGACTACGCCGCCGAGTACCTCCGGATTCGGACCGTGGAGTTCGCGTTCATCGGCGTGTTCCAGGTGATGGTCGGCGCCTACCGCGGGGCGGGCAACACCAAGACCGCGATGGCGTTCTCGATGGTCACCCTCTGGCTCATCCGCGTGCCGGCGGTCTACTACCTCGCGTTCCGGACGGGGCTCGGCCCGACCGGCATCTGGGTCGGCGTCGCGCTCGGACACGTCGTCGGCGCCGTCGGGGCGACCGCATGGTTCACCCGCGGGACGTGGAAGCGGTCGGTCATCGACGGGACGACCGACGCCTCCCTCGAAGCCGACGGTGGC